The Sceloporus undulatus isolate JIND9_A2432 ecotype Alabama unplaced genomic scaffold, SceUnd_v1.1 scaffold_3546, whole genome shotgun sequence genomic interval gaagaaataccgttacaggtaagcaacctgtccttctcccttgtgaaattcattttgttagctttggcccagctttctagtctattcaggtcattttgaatgttataTAGCACTTTTTGGCCCCAGAACTCCTGGATATTGTGTTGGGAAATGCCTCCCGCACTGCCTTTATGTCCTGCCTCCTGCATGGCGCTTCCTCAACCTGCCCCTTTGCTCATTGCTTTGATGCCCCCCTTGAAACTCTGGCTgatccttcctctttctctccccactgaacAGCAAGAGGTGGCCGCCTCAGCCTCGCAGCACTCCCACAGCCCCCGGGACTTCTTCCAGCAGCGAGAGCGTTTGGGCAGTGCCTTGGAACAGCCGTCCTCCCCGGGGGGCCAGCCAGGTGAGTTGAGGTCCCACTCCTGCGCATGCATGGGGTGGGCAGGGGCAGCAGAGGGGTGATGGGGAGCTGCATATGgggcacagtgggcccttggtgtccgcAGGGGTTTCATTCCAAGGCCCCCCATCGATACTAAAATCCATTtgaatcctattaaatacaatggggtatcaccatcatcatcattattacagtgggccgtcagtatccactgggctttggttccaggactccttgtgaataccaaaatccatacactgcaatggcatagtaaaatggtgccccttatagaaaatggcaaaatttgccttttggaagctttttttttttttaaatattttgaagccacagatgcttgaatccgtggataaataatccatggatacagagggccaactgtattcctaTTTGGGGGGCTAAAATGTCTTGAAAGCCCCAACCATACTTGGAAGCTGCAGTGTTACTCGGCACTGGTTTTGGTCTCTGTTGGAGGACAGTCGGTTCCATCCCATAGCAATACAAGAACCTCCCTGGACTTTATTTGGGTTTGCAGGGAGTCGACAGGCTCCTTGTTTCCTCTTGCTCACCCCCACCTTCTAGGATCTAAAAGGGGAAGCTGAAAAAAGGAAGaccccccttcttccttcccttgccAAGAGCCAGGCAGGAGGTGGTCTTCTTTGTAGGAACGAGCAACTGTGCTGTGCAGCCCTTGTGCTCAGTGGCAACACAGCATAGACAAATGTGCAGTATGTGTGTCCATACTTTGCCTCCGCGCCAGAATACAATTGTTGCACATCAGAGGCAAAAACCCATCTGCTTCCAGAGGAGAACCTATGCAGGTGCAAGTCTCCAGTAAGACTCTTGGGAGCCACTGAAGACGTGGAGAGCCCCTGCTTCTATGCATCAAGTGCCCCACCCTTCAAGGGAAACTATGGGGGAAGATTTAGGACAATGCCACCTTCCTCCCTGATGGGGTGTCTaacctctctcttctttctaCCCCCACTACCCATAGGAGTGCCACGGCGGCCTTTCCTCCGCATCCAGCGCAGCCTCACGGAATCATCCTACATCTTCCGGCGCCCGGACCCTTCCCAGAACCCCTCTTCTTCTGGAGGCTTCCTGCCCTCCGGTCCAAGCCCTGGGGCAGCCCCTCTTCCCAGCTCCCACCAGCCCAAGCTGCCACCCCCCATCAGCCCCAAACCTGGGCCTGGAGCCCTCCCTCGCATCCCAGTCCCTGAGACAAGGGCTTCTCCCACCCCTCTCCCACCTGAGAATGGGACCCTGCCGGTCACAGGGTCCAGCCCTATGGTGGCTACTACTAGCCCTCTGGCGGAGGtcagcactcctgaaagaggaggaggaggaggagaggggtcTCCCTTCACCCCTCCCCCTGAGCTgggtcccccctcccctcctgcaAGCACTGAGGTTGCCCCCCATCTTGGTGACCCTCCCCAGGCCAGTTCTCTGCCACCACCCCACTCCCTTTCCGATTCCCCGCAAGCAAAGGCTGCACCCCTGGGGCCAGTGAGCTCCTCCCAAGCAGAATCTCTGCCCCACAGGGGGACCCCAAGCCCCTCGCCCTGCAGCCCAGACCATCTGATGGGACCCAGCCAAGCAGAGGGGCAAGGGAGCCCGTCCCTCCCCACAAATGGCTTCCCACAGGAAGAGAGCCTTGCAACAGGTAAGCCTTCCTTCCCAGGTCTTTCCCCAAGGAGGGGGCCTATGGGGCccaactgtccccccccccaccctactGCCTTCCTAATTCTCAGCCTGGGGTGGGGGCACCCTGCCTTTTTGAGGGGCAGCCCCTACTTCGTCATGATCCTTGCagatgggaagggaggggaaagggctcaG includes:
- the LOC121918059 gene encoding proline-rich protein 36-like, with protein sequence MLYSTFWPQNSWILCWEMPPALPLCPASCMALPQPAPLLIALMPPLKLWLILPLSLPTEQQEVAASASQHSHSPRDFFQQRERLGSALEQPSSPGGQPGVPRRPFLRIQRSLTESSYIFRRPDPSQNPSSSGGFLPSGPSPGAAPLPSSHQPKLPPPISPKPGPGALPRIPVPETRASPTPLPPENGTLPVTGSSPMVATTSPLAEVSTPERGGGGGEGSPFTPPPELGPPSPPASTEVAPHLGDPPQASSLPPPHSLSDSPQAKAAPLGPVSSSQAESLPHRGTPSPSPCSPDHLMGPSQAEGQGSPSLPTNGFPQEESLATGDPPAPSHAELAPSSGPKGMMGAEEEGALPMSHGLGTGEQVDSPAGAKLPGAALGDLGTGVRTQTDDQPSLVECIDHAGDPTLQAAEA